A window from Moritella yayanosii encodes these proteins:
- a CDS encoding LysE family translocator has protein sequence MYEIIVSLLIINFFGMLSPGPDMMLVLKYGSLSAKRAAWYCVGGIISGLAVHIMLGLFGISFLISSNPMLFNVVRWFGAGYLIYIGIKSLRAGQSDIAVDTSSLDFSPRKAYLDGLLCNLLNPKILMFMVAVFSQVIAPETPTSDKLLISLSIFLETAVLWSCFIILLNRGSLKQMLNRYQDKINKATGGLLITLGGFIGLSN, from the coding sequence ATGTACGAAATAATAGTGTCATTATTAATTATTAACTTTTTTGGCATGCTCAGCCCTGGGCCTGACATGATGTTGGTCTTAAAATACGGTAGCTTAAGTGCGAAACGCGCGGCTTGGTACTGTGTTGGCGGTATCATTAGTGGTTTGGCGGTGCACATTATGTTAGGTTTATTCGGTATATCGTTTCTTATTTCGAGCAATCCTATGTTGTTCAATGTGGTGCGTTGGTTCGGTGCCGGTTACCTTATTTATATTGGTATTAAATCATTGCGTGCAGGGCAAAGCGACATAGCGGTTGATACGAGTTCATTAGATTTTAGTCCTAGGAAAGCTTATTTAGACGGTCTGCTGTGTAATTTATTAAACCCTAAGATCTTGATGTTCATGGTGGCAGTATTCAGCCAGGTGATTGCACCGGAAACACCAACATCAGATAAGTTATTAATCAGCTTATCTATCTTCTTAGAAACAGCGGTACTGTGGTCATGTTTCATCATATTGCTTAATCGTGGTTCGTTAAAACAAATGCTTAATCGCTATCAAGATAAGATCAATAAAGCGACCGGTGGTCTGTTAATTACGTTAGGTGGCTTCATTGGTTTAAGTAACTAA
- a CDS encoding LysR family transcriptional regulator, protein MINLQRINLNLLLSLQYLLQEQQVTAAAQRQYITQSAMSKNLAKLREIFADPLLIKMDNKSQLTEKAKQLKPELAQILNNIDGLLMTGGFDPLQSQREFTIASTDYVTDYILPAALAYLYRHAPKIKLNLTYWDKFTLAAMERGEIDLGATIIRPEHKHLSYLPLEKDNYVCIMRQGHPLENEVLTLANYTQYPHGIITSGSDKAGDIDVALSAQGLFRDVALRIPSYSSAFRILAKTDHLLTIPNSIADKLIIGEQFIRKALPIKLPTLQAAIIWHPRFDHDLAHKWLRDELYAQLTLNIPNGTVDK, encoded by the coding sequence ATGATTAATTTACAACGTATCAACCTAAACTTATTACTCAGTTTGCAGTACTTGTTGCAAGAGCAGCAAGTCACGGCGGCAGCACAGCGTCAATACATCACTCAATCGGCAATGAGTAAAAACCTGGCTAAATTACGCGAGATATTCGCCGATCCTTTGCTTATTAAAATGGATAATAAAAGTCAGTTAACCGAAAAAGCCAAGCAGTTAAAACCCGAGCTGGCGCAAATCTTGAACAACATCGATGGTTTATTGATGACAGGGGGCTTTGACCCCTTGCAATCACAGCGTGAATTTACAATTGCTTCAACCGATTATGTCACCGATTATATTTTGCCAGCGGCGCTTGCGTATTTGTATCGGCATGCACCGAAGATTAAACTTAATCTTACCTATTGGGATAAGTTTACCCTGGCAGCAATGGAACGTGGTGAGATTGATTTAGGCGCCACGATTATTCGTCCTGAACATAAACACCTGTCCTATTTACCGCTAGAGAAAGATAACTACGTGTGTATTATGCGCCAAGGGCACCCGTTAGAAAATGAAGTATTAACGTTAGCAAATTATACCCAATATCCACATGGCATTATTACCTCGGGCTCAGACAAAGCGGGTGACATTGATGTGGCTTTATCTGCTCAAGGATTGTTTCGAGACGTAGCATTGCGTATTCCGTCTTATTCTTCGGCTTTTAGGATTCTCGCTAAAACTGACCATTTATTAACCATCCCCAACTCTATTGCCGATAAATTAATCATCGGTGAGCAATTTATTCGCAAAGCTTTACCCATTAAATTACCTACTTTGCAGGCTGCAATCATCTGGCACCCCCGTTTTGACCATGATTTGGCGCATAAATGGCTACGTGATGAATTATATGCTCAATTAACTCTCAACATTCCAAATGGGACTGTTGATAAGTAG
- a CDS encoding bifunctional acetate--CoA ligase family protein/GNAT family N-acetyltransferase: MSQLNIKALLEPSSIAVIGAKNSTESIGYWVIKNLIASQYDGPIMPISLKANNVCGILAYKKPSDLPIAPDLGAICTPIRFVAKIVKELGEVGCKAVILFSDEPYEGNADTWEKIGLIAAKYNIRVLGPSSLGVLNPRLKLNVSLAHVAPPAGDVAVISQSAAFATSMIDWAETRGVGFSCFISIGTRIDVNFADLIDYLSRDRFTKSIALYVDNIIDTRRFMSAARAAAFKKPIVVVRSSSNICGATVLLQDRRNKISYNTAYTAAFQRSGMLRVNDTFELLSAIKTIATVKRYVRGDKMLIISNGGSPAYMAIDVLLKSGCKLAELSYETEQKLLKALPGKITSMNPINILGGVDAEAYSKVIDIVLEDAQYDALLIIHAPQVTEECHVTAEKLIPQLVENNKKGPLIFTSWMGESSGRLARQTLIKAGIPSYGTPEVAVKAFNYIVKFRRHQKQLIQTPETLADLNPGLIADAKIMVDKAMRIGVKEINDKGVNLLLSAYGIMSDTTLTKDEVNKLRIEVIDDAAFGPIICLGEAGGDWDIDQDAGVALPPLNMALSRYLVVGAIKDGIIRERSLSVRLNMNGLCEILTRISQMIIDFPMIKSILLEPLELGRTAYNIKVDNVSIGLRGRRSQQKLAILPYPKELESIYTMKNGKAVLLRPIRHEDEPQHQAFDSSLTADDRYLRYFGARSKFSHFEMAMLTQIDYEREMAFIASAKNPMGQPETLGVVRAIFDWDKSEAEFAISVRSDLKGQGLGKALMLKIIEFCRQLGLKNMVGFTMPTNSGMIKLSKCCGFKVTMDYREGNADLKLKLND; the protein is encoded by the coding sequence ATGTCCCAACTGAATATTAAAGCATTATTAGAACCTTCATCGATTGCCGTCATTGGCGCTAAAAATAGCACCGAGAGTATTGGTTATTGGGTCATTAAAAATTTAATTGCCAGTCAGTATGATGGTCCAATTATGCCGATATCATTAAAGGCTAATAATGTCTGTGGGATTTTAGCATATAAGAAACCAAGTGATTTACCGATCGCGCCGGATCTTGGCGCGATCTGTACACCGATTCGTTTTGTTGCCAAGATCGTGAAAGAACTGGGCGAGGTTGGTTGTAAAGCGGTTATTTTATTTAGCGATGAACCTTATGAAGGCAATGCTGATACCTGGGAAAAGATTGGCTTAATCGCCGCAAAATACAATATTCGGGTATTAGGCCCGAGCAGTTTAGGGGTATTAAATCCACGTCTGAAATTAAATGTCAGCTTGGCCCATGTTGCCCCGCCAGCAGGTGATGTCGCGGTTATTTCACAATCGGCCGCGTTTGCTACATCTATGATTGATTGGGCTGAAACCCGTGGCGTTGGTTTTTCCTGTTTTATTTCTATTGGTACGCGGATTGACGTTAATTTTGCTGACTTGATCGACTATTTAAGTCGTGATCGCTTTACTAAATCAATTGCACTATATGTTGATAATATTATTGATACCCGGCGTTTTATGTCTGCAGCCAGAGCCGCAGCATTTAAAAAACCGATTGTGGTGGTACGTTCAAGTTCCAACATCTGTGGTGCAACGGTGTTATTACAAGACCGCCGCAATAAGATCTCTTATAACACCGCTTACACCGCCGCATTCCAACGCTCGGGGATGTTACGGGTGAATGATACCTTCGAGTTACTATCTGCTATCAAAACCATTGCGACGGTCAAACGTTATGTGCGTGGTGATAAAATGTTGATCATCTCCAATGGTGGCTCTCCAGCCTATATGGCCATTGATGTATTGCTTAAATCAGGCTGTAAATTAGCTGAATTAAGTTATGAAACCGAGCAGAAACTGTTAAAAGCCCTGCCGGGTAAAATTACCAGCATGAACCCGATTAATATTCTTGGTGGTGTGGATGCCGAGGCATACAGTAAGGTGATAGATATTGTGTTAGAAGATGCACAGTATGATGCGTTACTGATTATTCATGCCCCGCAGGTGACAGAAGAGTGTCATGTCACGGCAGAAAAACTGATCCCACAACTGGTTGAAAATAACAAAAAAGGCCCGCTTATATTCACCTCGTGGATGGGCGAAAGCAGTGGTCGTCTTGCCCGTCAGACCTTGATTAAAGCCGGTATTCCGTCATACGGCACCCCGGAAGTAGCAGTCAAAGCCTTTAATTATATTGTTAAATTTAGACGTCACCAAAAGCAACTGATCCAAACACCTGAAACATTAGCTGATTTAAATCCTGGCTTGATTGCTGACGCTAAGATCATGGTCGACAAAGCCATGCGTATCGGTGTCAAAGAAATTAATGACAAAGGGGTTAATTTATTACTCAGTGCATACGGCATAATGTCAGATACGACGTTAACCAAAGACGAGGTGAATAAGCTTCGGATTGAGGTGATTGATGACGCTGCGTTTGGGCCGATTATCTGCCTAGGCGAAGCGGGTGGTGACTGGGATATCGATCAAGATGCTGGCGTGGCTTTACCACCACTGAATATGGCACTATCTCGTTACCTTGTTGTCGGCGCTATCAAGGACGGCATTATCCGAGAACGCAGTTTATCGGTTCGCTTAAATATGAACGGACTCTGTGAGATATTAACCCGTATCTCACAGATGATTATTGATTTCCCGATGATAAAGTCGATCTTGTTGGAGCCATTAGAATTAGGACGTACTGCTTATAACATCAAAGTAGATAACGTTAGCATTGGCTTACGTGGTCGTCGTTCACAGCAAAAATTAGCGATCTTACCTTACCCGAAAGAATTAGAAAGTATCTACACCATGAAAAATGGCAAAGCGGTACTGTTAAGACCAATTCGTCATGAGGATGAACCTCAGCATCAAGCATTTGATTCTTCATTAACCGCAGATGATCGTTATTTACGTTATTTTGGCGCGCGTTCTAAATTCAGCCACTTTGAAATGGCAATGCTAACGCAAATTGATTATGAACGTGAAATGGCCTTTATTGCCAGTGCGAAAAACCCGATGGGTCAGCCTGAAACATTAGGGGTGGTACGGGCAATTTTTGATTGGGATAAGTCTGAAGCCGAGTTTGCCATTTCAGTACGTTCAGATCTAAAAGGGCAGGGCTTGGGTAAAGCATTAATGTTGAAAATTATTGAATTTTGTCGTCAATTAGGTTTAAAAAATATGGTCGGATTCACCATGCCAACCAACTCGGGCATGATTAAGTTATCGAAATGTTGTGGCTTTAAAGTGACGATGGATTATCGTGAAGGCAACGCAGATTTAAAATTAAAGCTAAATGATTAA
- a CDS encoding crotonase/enoyl-CoA hydratase family protein, with protein sequence MPNSQVTAKQPRVTVEIIDEVAIVTLNRGSKYNALDMDMFYALDNTASELANNKAIRAVIVRGDGKVFCAGLDVKSIIKNPLNPGKLLKREEGELANLAQKVGYLWRQIPVPVIAVTHGVCFGGGLQIALGADFRYSTADCEFSVMEIKWGLIPDMSGMVTMRELTRIDIAKELTMTGRKFSGIEAEKYGLVTHVCDDPMAAAMTFVESLKTRSPDAIVAAKSLLNETWVASEQAVLVLETETQKKVMGKWNQIVAVTRNFVKKSLPYRKRSI encoded by the coding sequence ATGCCAAATAGTCAAGTAACCGCAAAACAACCACGTGTTACCGTGGAAATTATCGATGAAGTGGCGATTGTCACCCTTAATCGAGGTTCTAAATATAATGCGTTAGACATGGATATGTTTTATGCATTAGATAATACCGCGTCAGAACTCGCTAATAATAAAGCTATCCGAGCAGTGATCGTACGCGGTGATGGTAAGGTGTTCTGCGCTGGCCTTGATGTCAAAAGTATTATCAAAAACCCCCTCAATCCCGGTAAACTCTTAAAACGTGAAGAAGGCGAACTGGCTAATCTGGCACAAAAGGTGGGTTATCTGTGGCGTCAAATTCCGGTGCCTGTCATTGCCGTGACTCACGGTGTGTGTTTTGGTGGTGGTTTACAAATAGCGCTCGGTGCAGATTTTCGTTATAGCACGGCTGATTGTGAATTCTCGGTGATGGAAATCAAATGGGGACTAATTCCTGATATGAGTGGCATGGTCACCATGCGTGAACTAACCCGTATTGATATTGCCAAAGAGTTAACCATGACGGGGCGTAAATTTAGCGGTATCGAGGCTGAAAAGTATGGTCTGGTTACGCATGTTTGTGATGATCCGATGGCAGCAGCGATGACCTTTGTCGAGAGTCTAAAAACCCGTTCACCAGATGCGATCGTCGCCGCGAAATCGTTACTTAACGAAACATGGGTGGCATCAGAGCAAGCAGTATTAGTACTGGAAACTGAAACCCAGAAAAAAGTCATGGGTAAGTGGAATCAAATTGTGGCTGTAACTCGTAATTTTGTCAAAAAATCATTACCCTATAGAAAACGTAGTATTTAA
- the traF gene encoding conjugal transfer protein TraF encodes MKIQLSQSLLLPLSLGLAVISCQLSATEFDARSYAMGGVGVTTADYVTASFHNPAMAAKHDVRDDFGLLAPVLGIQFDDPDELFNDASNLYDVIANADVSKPADALIVNAALTQLAGDKAYSEAGFGLVASVPTRYYSTNVFIKGYVDAFLFADVLDNDLTDTHVDSKMSVYAISVVEFGMTFARKFDTRYGGIHVGISPKYNIISTYNYSQTIDNFDPGKYKDGASSDKKGFNLDLGMEVGLLYGLSAGAVVKNLIPQEVDLKPMNGSSASYNLHPVMTTGLSWSSDYATLAMDIDINKTQRYEDIVSLSGINDDFDDTQMLRIGGELSLPSAMQLRAGYTTDLQGNKGQVFTAGIGLSPFNVFHLDLGASYGGSNKFGLVAQTMLWF; translated from the coding sequence ATGAAAATTCAACTCAGCCAATCATTATTGTTGCCTTTATCATTGGGCCTTGCCGTTATAAGTTGCCAACTTTCTGCAACCGAGTTCGACGCGCGCTCATATGCAATGGGTGGAGTAGGTGTGACTACTGCAGATTATGTTACTGCTTCTTTCCACAATCCGGCGATGGCGGCCAAGCATGATGTACGTGATGACTTTGGTTTATTAGCTCCGGTACTGGGTATTCAATTCGATGATCCTGATGAATTATTTAATGATGCCTCAAATCTTTATGATGTTATTGCTAATGCTGATGTTTCAAAACCTGCTGATGCTTTAATCGTTAATGCAGCATTAACCCAACTTGCGGGTGATAAAGCCTATTCCGAAGCGGGTTTTGGTCTGGTTGCTTCTGTGCCCACACGTTATTACTCCACCAATGTGTTTATTAAAGGTTATGTCGATGCCTTTTTGTTTGCTGATGTCTTAGATAATGATCTGACGGATACCCATGTTGATTCTAAAATGAGTGTCTATGCTATTTCGGTGGTTGAATTTGGTATGACCTTCGCGCGTAAGTTCGATACTCGTTATGGTGGTATACATGTTGGTATATCACCGAAATACAATATCATTTCAACCTATAATTATTCACAAACTATCGACAATTTTGATCCGGGTAAATACAAAGACGGTGCGAGCAGTGATAAGAAAGGCTTCAACCTTGACTTAGGTATGGAAGTTGGCCTGTTATATGGATTAAGCGCGGGTGCTGTAGTGAAAAATTTGATCCCGCAAGAAGTGGATTTAAAACCGATGAACGGGTCAAGCGCGAGTTATAATCTACACCCTGTGATGACCACAGGACTAAGTTGGAGTAGTGACTATGCAACGCTGGCTATGGATATAGATATAAATAAAACCCAGCGTTATGAAGATATCGTTAGCTTGTCTGGGATCAATGATGATTTTGACGATACTCAAATGCTTCGAATTGGTGGTGAGCTAAGCTTGCCTTCTGCAATGCAATTGCGTGCTGGTTATACCACAGATTTGCAAGGTAACAAAGGGCAGGTATTCACGGCTGGTATTGGTTTGTCACCATTTAATGTTTTCCACCTTGATCTCGGTGCCAGTTATGGCGGTTCAAATAAATTTGGCCTAGTAGCACAAACCATGCTGTGGTTTTAA
- a CDS encoding IS4 family transposase → MNALFEYLNEQPELGSYTANIPQKCIKNSKGKRVNRVAITAQLTVKVAQITLKAKTAAGSINVVYAEETNATGKSDALRWVLLTSEPIDTLEQALHIIDIYAARWRIEDFHKAWKTGAGAERQRMTEPKNLERAVSILAFIGIRLLQLREVMTLPLYLRKKGLIDEAVGIENQRCDTVFEQDEWKILQQHYKVRGHDGKTAPDMKWAYKSLAKLGGFTVSERNVSRR, encoded by the coding sequence ATGAACGCTTTGTTCGAATACCTTAATGAGCAGCCTGAACTAGGCAGTTACACTGCCAATATTCCACAAAAATGCATCAAAAACAGTAAGGGTAAACGAGTTAATAGAGTAGCAATAACCGCTCAGTTAACGGTTAAAGTGGCACAAATTACCCTTAAAGCGAAAACGGCAGCAGGTTCAATCAATGTCGTTTACGCCGAAGAAACCAATGCCACTGGAAAGAGTGACGCATTACGCTGGGTATTATTGACCAGCGAACCAATAGATACATTGGAACAAGCACTACATATCATTGATATTTATGCTGCGAGATGGCGAATAGAAGACTTCCATAAAGCGTGGAAAACCGGCGCAGGAGCAGAGCGTCAGCGCATGACAGAGCCAAAAAACTTAGAGCGGGCAGTATCAATTTTAGCTTTCATTGGTATTAGATTGCTTCAACTTAGAGAAGTAATGACCTTACCGCTCTACCTACGAAAAAAAGGGCTTATCGATGAAGCGGTAGGCATAGAAAATCAACGTTGTGATACGGTATTTGAGCAAGATGAATGGAAGATATTACAGCAACATTATAAAGTCAGAGGTCATGACGGAAAAACCGCGCCCGATATGAAATGGGCTTATAAATCCTTAGCTAAATTAGGTGGTTTTACGGTTAGCGAAAGAAATGTTAGCCGCCGGTAA
- a CDS encoding IS4/Tn5 family transposase DNA-binding protein has translation MSIFNPEQWARDHFQHADLGDIRKTERLINTCANMAGSSGKSIARSCLGNEAKLEGSYRLIRNENVSPEMIRVAGFEHTASLVKDIPEILALEDTTSLSYKHQVAEDLGKLGKTTDKSRGWRVHSVMLLDSHSTRTLGLIHQDWWCRPDNINDADEKESGKWPDASYFCRQRLGETMANMISVCDREADILSYLQDKQLHNERFVRIP, from the coding sequence ATGTCAATATTCAACCCTGAACAATGGGCAAGAGATCACTTCCAACATGCTGATTTAGGTGATATTCGTAAAACAGAACGATTAATTAATACCTGTGCCAATATGGCAGGTAGCAGCGGTAAATCTATCGCCAGATCATGCCTTGGAAATGAAGCTAAACTAGAAGGTTCTTATAGATTGATACGTAATGAAAATGTTTCTCCAGAGATGATTCGAGTTGCAGGATTCGAACATACGGCTTCTTTAGTTAAGGATATCCCTGAAATTCTGGCTCTCGAAGATACAACATCGTTAAGCTATAAGCATCAGGTGGCAGAAGACCTAGGTAAATTGGGTAAAACAACCGATAAATCTCGTGGTTGGAGGGTACACTCCGTGATGTTACTTGACAGCCATAGCACAAGAACATTAGGTCTTATCCATCAAGATTGGTGGTGTCGGCCAGATAATATTAATGACGCTGACGAAAAAGAGAGCGGTAAATGGCCCGACGCTTCATATTTTTGTCGTCAACGGTTAGGTGAAACGATGGCTAATATGATATCTGTCTGTGATCGTGAAGCCGATATCCTGAGTTATCTTCAAGATAAACAGCTGCATAATGAACGCTTTGTTCGAATACCTTAA
- a CDS encoding MerR family transcriptional regulator, which produces MTDQLFKESENSYYDFFKKVKVGIHEVSDITNVPARKIRYWQDKGYIEASSGNSNTRQYDLFNVKKIVLIKELLDDGHTLEGASRKVDNRINTLKEVFDLVIPAELKP; this is translated from the coding sequence ATGACCGATCAACTATTTAAAGAGAGTGAAAACTCGTATTACGATTTTTTTAAAAAAGTCAAAGTTGGTATTCATGAGGTATCTGATATAACGAATGTACCCGCTAGGAAAATTCGTTATTGGCAAGATAAAGGATATATAGAGGCTAGTAGTGGTAACTCTAATACTCGGCAATATGATTTATTTAATGTAAAGAAAATAGTTCTCATTAAAGAACTATTGGATGATGGTCATACGCTTGAAGGTGCATCACGAAAAGTTGATAACCGAATAAACACCTTAAAAGAAGTATTTGACCTAGTAATACCTGCTGAACTTAAGCCATGA
- a CDS encoding MFS transporter has product MLSKWTCLLMLLVFTAVSVVSQLYVLLPVAEELANNFHQPVSKVILLTSFFGFAYAAGFLVWGPLSDRYSRKHIMLAGMSGLLIFTVLLSFTLPFYWVLLLRIAQGFMAASFPPLALALIAERFPNTKKMNAIAWMSTAFLLSALIGPWIGNAVIDGTLTRVMPIFIICYVFSLIGFIWLPDSSTTTARSKIPAFLPRLRAILAMPELLKVYLVALVLLGSFVALYTTISLYYSSALQTQGWDIAKLRIVAVPCMFMPLIIGRVLGKLGVPVSIFLFLIIAATMLALQVFSLGNQFFVVYHLLFVAAIASAVPSLIALVNQLSPPENRGLAVSLYTFSLFIGASLGAWLPVLLGEQFILYLAGALFLVGLLYLPFFNRQVKEKKHA; this is encoded by the coding sequence ATGTTATCTAAATGGACATGTTTATTAATGTTGTTAGTATTTACTGCTGTATCAGTGGTATCTCAGTTGTATGTTCTACTGCCAGTAGCAGAAGAACTTGCTAATAATTTTCACCAACCCGTTTCTAAAGTTATCTTGTTAACGAGTTTTTTTGGTTTTGCTTACGCCGCGGGATTTTTAGTGTGGGGGCCGTTATCTGATCGCTATAGCAGAAAACATATTATGTTAGCTGGTATGTCAGGATTACTGATATTCACCGTGTTACTCAGTTTTACGCTGCCATTTTATTGGGTTTTATTATTACGTATTGCTCAAGGATTTATGGCAGCATCATTTCCACCATTAGCTTTAGCGCTTATTGCTGAGCGTTTTCCTAATACTAAAAAAATGAATGCTATTGCCTGGATGAGTACTGCATTTTTATTATCTGCGTTGATCGGACCCTGGATAGGGAATGCGGTGATTGATGGCACACTAACAAGAGTAATGCCCATTTTTATCATTTGTTATGTGTTTAGTTTGATAGGTTTTATCTGGTTGCCTGATTCGTCAACTACGACTGCACGTTCAAAAATCCCCGCTTTTCTACCTAGATTACGCGCTATTTTAGCGATGCCTGAACTATTAAAAGTATATTTAGTTGCCTTGGTTTTATTGGGTAGTTTTGTAGCCTTATATACAACGATTAGTCTTTATTATTCTAGTGCGTTACAAACACAAGGCTGGGATATTGCCAAACTACGCATTGTGGCGGTGCCTTGTATGTTTATGCCATTAATCATAGGTCGGGTACTGGGTAAACTTGGAGTGCCAGTCAGTATTTTCCTTTTTTTGATTATCGCAGCTACCATGTTGGCTCTACAAGTATTCAGTTTGGGAAATCAATTTTTTGTGGTTTATCACTTACTGTTTGTTGCCGCTATTGCTTCTGCAGTACCTAGTTTAATTGCGTTGGTAAATCAGCTGTCACCACCTGAAAATCGTGGATTAGCCGTATCGCTTTATACGTTTAGTTTGTTTATTGGAGCAAGTCTTGGTGCCTGGTTGCCTGTATTGCTAGGCGAACAGTTTATTCTTTATCTCGCTGGCGCATTATTTTTAGTCGGATTGCTTTATTTGCCTTTCTTTAACCGTCAAGTTAAGGAGAAAAAACATGCGTAA
- a CDS encoding crotonase/enoyl-CoA hydratase family protein, which produces MEIASTYNTFTLTIENSVAHLQFSRPDKLNSMNLDFWREFPAAIAALSMADDLRVLVISAQGPHFCAGMDLDVFQSPDNFPMGKDKARVSEAMRRFVMQLQQVFTDLEQLRVPVLTAIQGGCIGGALDLIAASDMRYCTADAFFTIKEVELGITADLGSLQRLPSILPQGIVRELAYTGRNFSAAEAEKFGLVNQVFETHEAMLDGVLQIASQIAAHSPLAVTGSKEMLNYSRDHGVDDSLKYMATWQAGMLCLEETMTILQAKKQREAPELKPLRKVTGLFDN; this is translated from the coding sequence ATGGAAATAGCATCTACTTACAATACCTTTACGCTAACGATTGAAAATAGTGTCGCGCATTTGCAATTTAGTCGACCTGATAAATTAAATTCAATGAACCTGGATTTTTGGCGTGAATTTCCAGCGGCTATCGCAGCGCTGTCGATGGCTGATGATTTACGTGTGTTGGTTATTTCAGCACAAGGCCCACATTTCTGCGCTGGTATGGATTTAGACGTATTCCAAAGCCCTGATAACTTCCCTATGGGTAAAGATAAAGCCAGAGTCAGTGAAGCGATGCGCCGTTTTGTTATGCAATTGCAGCAAGTATTTACTGATCTTGAGCAATTACGGGTACCGGTATTAACGGCGATCCAAGGTGGTTGTATTGGTGGTGCCTTAGATCTGATCGCAGCATCAGACATGCGCTATTGCACGGCAGATGCGTTCTTTACCATTAAAGAAGTGGAGTTAGGCATTACTGCTGATCTGGGGTCATTGCAGCGTTTACCGAGTATTTTACCCCAAGGCATTGTGCGTGAGCTCGCATACACAGGGCGTAATTTTAGTGCTGCTGAAGCAGAGAAATTTGGTCTCGTTAATCAGGTATTTGAAACACACGAAGCCATGTTGGATGGGGTATTACAGATCGCCAGTCAAATTGCGGCACACTCACCACTGGCAGTGACAGGCAGCAAAGAGATGCTTAATTACAGTCGTGATCATGGTGTTGATGACAGCTTGAAATACATGGCGACTTGGCAAGCCGGTATGTTGTGTTTAGAAGAAACCATGACGATCTTACAGGCTAAAAAACAGCGTGAAGCGCCTGAGTTAAAACCGTTACGTAAAGTGACTGGGTTGTTTGATAATTAA